One window from the genome of Lynx canadensis isolate LIC74 chromosome E3, mLynCan4.pri.v2, whole genome shotgun sequence encodes:
- the ACHE gene encoding acetylcholinesterase isoform X2, with product MRPPWCPLYTPSLAAPILLLLLFLLGGGAEAEDPELLVTVRGGQLRGVRLMAPGGPVSAFLGIPFAEPPVGPRRFLPPEPKRPWPGVLDATAFQSVCYQYVDTLYPGFEGTEMWNPNRELSEDCLYLNVWTPYPRPASPTPVLVWIYGGGFYSGASSLDVYDGRFLAQAEGTVLVSMNYRVGAFGFLALPGSREAPGNVGLLDQRLALQWVQDNVATFGGDPMSVTLFGESAGAASVGMHLLSPPSRGLFHRAVLQSGAPNGPWATVGVGEARRRATLLARLVGCPPGGAGGNDTELVACLRTRPAQDLVDHEWHVLPQESVFRFSFVPVVDGDFLSDTPEALINAGDFHGLQVLVGVVKDEGSYFLVYGAPGFSKDNESLISRAQFLAGVRVGVPQASDLAAEAVVLHYTDWLNPEDPARLREAMSDVVGDHNVVCPVAQLAGRLAAQGARVYAYIFEHRASTLSWPLWMGVPHGYEIEFIFGLPLEPSLNYTAEERTFAQRLMRYWANFARTGDPNDPRDPKVPQWPPYTAGAQQYVSLDLRPLEVRRGLRAQACAFWNRFLPKLLSATDTLDEAERQWKAEFHRWSSYMVHWKNQFDHYSKQDRCSDL from the exons ATGAGGCCCCCCTGGTGTCCCCTGTACACGCCCTCCCTGGCTGCCCcaatccttctcctcctcctcttcctcctgggaggaggggcagaggctgaggaCCCAGAGCTGCTGGTGACGGTCCGTGGGGGCCAGCTGCGGGGCGTCCGCCTAATGGCCCCTGGAGGCCCTGTCTCTGCTTTTCTGGGCATCCCCTTCGCAGAGCCACCTGTGGGCCCCCGTCGCTTTCTGCCACCGGAGCCCAAGCGGCCCTGGCCAGGGGTGCTGGACGCCACAGCCTTCCAAAGTGTCTGCTACCAATATGTGGACACCTTGTACCCTGGCTTCGAGGGCACCGAGATGTGGAACCCCAACCGCGAGCTGAGCGAGGACTGTCTCTACCTCAACGTATGGACACCATACCCCCGGCCTGcgtcccccacccctgtcctcgTCTGGATCTACGGGGGTGGCTTCTACAGTGGGGCCTCCTCCCTGGACGTGTATGATGGCCGCTTCCTGGCCCAGGCTGAGGGGACCGTGCTGGTGTCCATGAACTACCGGGTAGGAGCCTTTGGCTTCTTGGCCCTACCAGGGAGCCGGGAGGCCCCAGGCAACGTGGGTCTACTGGACCAGAGGCTGGCACTGCAGTGGGTACAGGACAACGTGGCAACCTTCGGAGGAGACCCAATGTCAGTGACTCTGTTTGGGGAAAGCGCCGGTGCCGCCTCAGTGGGCATGCACCTGCTGTCGCCTCCCAGCCGGGGCCTGTTCCACAGGGCTGTGCTGCAGAGCGGTGCACCCAATGGCCCCTGGGCCACAGTGGGTGTGGGAGAGGCCCGCCGCAGGGCCACACTGCTGGCACGCCTCGTAGGCTGTCCCCCGGGCGGTGCCGGTGGCAATGACACAGAGCTGGTCGCCTGCCTGAGGACACGGCCAGCTCAGGATCTGGTGGACCACGAGTGGCACGTGCTGCCTCAGGAAAGTGTCTTCCGCTTCTCCTTCGTGCCCGTGGTGGATGGAGACTTCCTCAGTGACACACCCGAGGCCCTCATCAATGCTGGAGACTTCCACGGCCTGCAG GTGCTGGTGGGTGTGGTGAAGGATGAGGGCTCCTATTTTCTGGTTTACGGGGCCCCAGGCTTCAGCAAAGACAACGAATCTCTCATCAGCCGGGCCCAGTTCCTGGCCGGGGTGCGGGTCGGGGTCCCCCAGGCGAGTGACCTAGCTGCCGAGGCTGTGGTCCTGCATTACACAGACTGGCTGAACCCTGAGGACCCCGCACGCCTGAGAGAGGCCATGAGTGATGTGGTGGGCGATCACAACGTCGTGTGCCCCGTGGCCCAGCTGGCTGGGCGACTGGCTGCCCAAGGTGCTCGGGTCTATGCCTACATCTTTGAACACCGTGCGTCTACGCTCTCCTGGCCCCTCTGGATGGGGGTGCCCCATGGCTACGAGATCGAGTTCATCTTTGGGCTCCCTCTGGAACCCTCGCTAAACTATACCGCCGAGGAGAGAACCTTTGCTCAGCGACTGATGAGATACTGGGCCAACTTCGCCCGCACAGG GGACCCCAATGACCCCCGAGACCCCAAAGTCCCGCAGTGGCCACCATACACGGCGGGCGCGCAGCAGTATGTGAGCCTGGACCTGCGGCCGCTGGAGGTTCGGCGAGGGCTGCGCGCCCAGGCCTGCGCTTTCTGGAACCGCTTCCTACCCAAATTGCTCAGCGCAACCG ACACGCTGGACGAGGCGGAGCGCCAGTGGAAGGCAGAGTTCCACCGCTGGAGCTCCTACATGGTGCACTGGAAGAACCAGTTTGACCATTACAGCAAGCAGGATCGCTGCTCAGACCTGTGA
- the ACHE gene encoding acetylcholinesterase isoform X1 — MRPPWCPLYTPSLAAPILLLLLFLLGGGAEAEDPELLVTVRGGQLRGVRLMAPGGPVSAFLGIPFAEPPVGPRRFLPPEPKRPWPGVLDATAFQSVCYQYVDTLYPGFEGTEMWNPNRELSEDCLYLNVWTPYPRPASPTPVLVWIYGGGFYSGASSLDVYDGRFLAQAEGTVLVSMNYRVGAFGFLALPGSREAPGNVGLLDQRLALQWVQDNVATFGGDPMSVTLFGESAGAASVGMHLLSPPSRGLFHRAVLQSGAPNGPWATVGVGEARRRATLLARLVGCPPGGAGGNDTELVACLRTRPAQDLVDHEWHVLPQESVFRFSFVPVVDGDFLSDTPEALINAGDFHGLQVLVGVVKDEGSYFLVYGAPGFSKDNESLISRAQFLAGVRVGVPQASDLAAEAVVLHYTDWLNPEDPARLREAMSDVVGDHNVVCPVAQLAGRLAAQGARVYAYIFEHRASTLSWPLWMGVPHGYEIEFIFGLPLEPSLNYTAEERTFAQRLMRYWANFARTGDPNDPRDPKVPQWPPYTAGAQQYVSLDLRPLEVRRGLRAQACAFWNRFLPKLLSATASKAPSTCSGPAHGEAAPRPRPGLSLPLLLLLFLLLSRLLRL, encoded by the exons ATGAGGCCCCCCTGGTGTCCCCTGTACACGCCCTCCCTGGCTGCCCcaatccttctcctcctcctcttcctcctgggaggaggggcagaggctgaggaCCCAGAGCTGCTGGTGACGGTCCGTGGGGGCCAGCTGCGGGGCGTCCGCCTAATGGCCCCTGGAGGCCCTGTCTCTGCTTTTCTGGGCATCCCCTTCGCAGAGCCACCTGTGGGCCCCCGTCGCTTTCTGCCACCGGAGCCCAAGCGGCCCTGGCCAGGGGTGCTGGACGCCACAGCCTTCCAAAGTGTCTGCTACCAATATGTGGACACCTTGTACCCTGGCTTCGAGGGCACCGAGATGTGGAACCCCAACCGCGAGCTGAGCGAGGACTGTCTCTACCTCAACGTATGGACACCATACCCCCGGCCTGcgtcccccacccctgtcctcgTCTGGATCTACGGGGGTGGCTTCTACAGTGGGGCCTCCTCCCTGGACGTGTATGATGGCCGCTTCCTGGCCCAGGCTGAGGGGACCGTGCTGGTGTCCATGAACTACCGGGTAGGAGCCTTTGGCTTCTTGGCCCTACCAGGGAGCCGGGAGGCCCCAGGCAACGTGGGTCTACTGGACCAGAGGCTGGCACTGCAGTGGGTACAGGACAACGTGGCAACCTTCGGAGGAGACCCAATGTCAGTGACTCTGTTTGGGGAAAGCGCCGGTGCCGCCTCAGTGGGCATGCACCTGCTGTCGCCTCCCAGCCGGGGCCTGTTCCACAGGGCTGTGCTGCAGAGCGGTGCACCCAATGGCCCCTGGGCCACAGTGGGTGTGGGAGAGGCCCGCCGCAGGGCCACACTGCTGGCACGCCTCGTAGGCTGTCCCCCGGGCGGTGCCGGTGGCAATGACACAGAGCTGGTCGCCTGCCTGAGGACACGGCCAGCTCAGGATCTGGTGGACCACGAGTGGCACGTGCTGCCTCAGGAAAGTGTCTTCCGCTTCTCCTTCGTGCCCGTGGTGGATGGAGACTTCCTCAGTGACACACCCGAGGCCCTCATCAATGCTGGAGACTTCCACGGCCTGCAG GTGCTGGTGGGTGTGGTGAAGGATGAGGGCTCCTATTTTCTGGTTTACGGGGCCCCAGGCTTCAGCAAAGACAACGAATCTCTCATCAGCCGGGCCCAGTTCCTGGCCGGGGTGCGGGTCGGGGTCCCCCAGGCGAGTGACCTAGCTGCCGAGGCTGTGGTCCTGCATTACACAGACTGGCTGAACCCTGAGGACCCCGCACGCCTGAGAGAGGCCATGAGTGATGTGGTGGGCGATCACAACGTCGTGTGCCCCGTGGCCCAGCTGGCTGGGCGACTGGCTGCCCAAGGTGCTCGGGTCTATGCCTACATCTTTGAACACCGTGCGTCTACGCTCTCCTGGCCCCTCTGGATGGGGGTGCCCCATGGCTACGAGATCGAGTTCATCTTTGGGCTCCCTCTGGAACCCTCGCTAAACTATACCGCCGAGGAGAGAACCTTTGCTCAGCGACTGATGAGATACTGGGCCAACTTCGCCCGCACAGG GGACCCCAATGACCCCCGAGACCCCAAAGTCCCGCAGTGGCCACCATACACGGCGGGCGCGCAGCAGTATGTGAGCCTGGACCTGCGGCCGCTGGAGGTTCGGCGAGGGCTGCGCGCCCAGGCCTGCGCTTTCTGGAACCGCTTCCTACCCAAATTGCTCAGCGCAACCG CCTCGAAGGCTCCCAGCACCTGCTCAGGCCCCGCCCACGGGGAGGCTGCCCCGAGGCCCAGGCCCggcctttccctgcccctccttctcctcctcttcctcctcctctcccgaCTCCTGCGGCTGTGA
- the UFSP1 gene encoding inactive Ufm1-specific protease 1, protein MGDKPPGFRGSQSWIGCVEASLCLDHFGGPQGRLRHIPRGAGLQGELERLYSHFAGGGGPVMVGGDADAQSKALLGVCLGSGTEAYVLILDPHFWGAAKNPSELQAAGWVGWREVGTAFDHNSFYNLCLTSRNSQKQQHALD, encoded by the coding sequence ATGGGCGACAAGCCCCCCGGGTTCCGGGGCTCCCAGAGCTGGATCGGTTGTGTAGAAGCCAGTCTCTGTCTCGACCACTTCGGAGGGCCCCAGGGGCGCCTACGTCACATACCCCGTGGAGCGGGGCTTCAGGGGGAACTGGAGAGGCTTTACTCCCACTtcgcagggggcggggggcctgTAATGGTTGGGGGGGATGCGGACGCCCAGTCCAAGGCCTTGCTGGGGGTTTGCCTGGGATCGGGCACGGAAGCCTATGTTCTGATATTGGACCCTCACTTCTGGGGTGCTGCGAAAAACCCTAGTGAACTACAGGCTGCTGGGTGGGTGggatggagagaggtgggcaCAGCCTTTGACCACAACTCCTTCTACAACCTGTGTTTGACCAGCCGCAACTCCCAAAAGCAGCAGCACGCACTGGACTGA